The following DNA comes from Terriglobales bacterium.
CCAGGTCTCCCGAAATCCGAGAATGTCCTTATAGAAGTGGTCAGCGGCGGCACGGTCGCGGACTACTACACCGACGTGAATCATGTGCTGCGCGATGCGGGAGTCGGGCAGGAACTTTCCGAAATTCTTGCTGTGCAGTGAGCCGGGCATGAGCTGGACAAATTCAACATCGTGGCCGTCGGGATCGTCCACGTCGAAGCCGCGATTGCCATCGAGCATGGGCTCGAGGTTGTCCGGGACCTTGACGCCGCGACTGGCGAGATAGGCGCGGAGCTGCTCGGCGTCGGTAGTCTCAAAGGAGATGTGAGAGAGGCGGTCCTGCTTGAAATCCTTGAGCTCGGGAAAAACTTCAACGTATTGGTGGTCGTTGACCTTGAAATAGGTCAGCATGAGGCCGCCACCTTCGTCGGGTGGTTTGTCCATGGTGAAAGGCTCCTGGAAGCCGAGAACGTGGCCGTAAAATGCGCGCGATTTTGCGAGGTCGTCAGTGCGCAGGCCAATGTGCGAAATCCCGATAATGGGTGGGCGAGCGACCGGGGCCGGGGGGTGGTGTTGCGCCGCGACTGCGCCGGCAAGCAGAAGGAGAAAAAGAGGAGCCGATCTCATGGATGGGGATAGTGAGGGGTGGGCGGAGAGAGTGTCAAGGGCAGGATTACCGGAGGGGATGCAATGTCCGATAACAGGTATCGCTTGTTAAATCGGAACCGATTGACGCCAAGGGACTTAGGTTTTTTACTGCTTGACACTGTGCTGATGCCCAAAAACAGTGCAGCAGCTATTAATGGTATGTAGCAGAGCTGGATTGTGGATTGCAAGCCTTTTTTGTACAATCCGTTGCGCCCTGAGGTTCCGATGCGAACCCTTGTTTTTCCCATGTTGTTTGGTTGTCTCCTATTCAAACAATGCAGCATGCCAACCGAAGCTGTTAGCCCCGAGAGTGTGCGACAAAAAACTGAGGACGGATTGCGGCAGTACTTTCCGCACGTGCACGCGGCCGTGGACCCACAACGTCATGCCATCTTGGCCCTTACCTGCACGGCTAACATTGGCAGATCCGCAATCGAAAAAATGGCACCAATGATGCAAAATGACCCGGACATCGGACAACTTAAAACGCTTCG
Coding sequences within:
- a CDS encoding VOC family protein, whose translation is MRSAPLFLLLLAGAVAAQHHPPAPVARPPIIGISHIGLRTDDLAKSRAFYGHVLGFQEPFTMDKPPDEGGGLMLTYFKVNDHQYVEVFPELKDFKQDRLSHISFETTDAEQLRAYLASRGVKVPDNLEPMLDGNRGFDVDDPDGHDVEFVQLMPGSLHSKNFGKFLPDSRIAQHMIHVGVVVRDRAAADHFYKDILGFRETWHGGMKDSDTDWVDMRVPDGTDWLEYMLNVKDPDPKELGVMHHLALGVPNVKAGYKTVVSRGYEPYEKPEIGRDGKWQFNLYDPNFTRVELMEPKPVKKPCCSPMLR